CATTGAGAACCTATTGTTTCGTCTAGGAATATGGGCTCTCCGTCAAAAGCCAAGGAGAGACGGTCGTTGGCGTCATCCCATTTGGATGTCTTCCTGGCACCAAAGAAGAGACGATGGTTGTCGAAAAGGATTCCAATGGACTCAACCCAAGTGAAGTCACGTCCCATGTTTTCGTTCCTTTTTCCTATGAAGTGTGCGTTGATGTGAAGGTTTGGGTCGGTCACTAGGCAAAATTCCTTATCCTTCTTTCCATGGAAGTAGAAGGTGATGCCATCTCCACCGATGAAGCGAGGGTCTTGACACACTGCTCCCGGATAGTCACAATCTAACGTGGACAATAAACATAGAGTTAATGACCgcgtttaattaatttgaacattgaattaACAAAGTACAATCGCaataaagaagaaaacatttttaaaaaatttgaacATTGAAACAAAAGTAGCTAGCATGCATTATTTTCTAGTATATGTAATGGAAATATATAATTCATAAAAGTAATATAAGACTTACTGCAAACGGGTTTGCAAGTGTTGCAATCAACTTGACATGAAGTGGGACAGCTAGCTGGGCATACATGCTCTTGATTATAACACTGTCCGTAGTTCTTGTTCCTGCATCTAGCTCTGTTTCTAGATCCAGCATTAGAGTTAGGAGGAGAAGAAGGTGTGGCGGGAGTAGTAGGAGTCGGGGTAGAGGGTGGTGGTGATGATGGTGGTGTTGGGGTAGAAGGAGAAGGTGTTGAAGGTGTGGGTGGTTTAGGAGTGGGGGATGAGGGAGGTGGGGTTGATGGCTTAGGGGATGGTGTTGAAGATGGTGGGTAATAGTGTGATGTTGAAGAATTATGAGACGATGATCCTGGGCCTCCTGCAGATGAAGATGAGGAACCGGAGGAGGCTGATGATGCTGCTGCTGCAGCGGCAGCGGCGGTAGCAGCTGCGGCTGCAGATGCTGACGATGAAGCAGATGATGTGGCAGAAGATGCTGCGGATGATGATGCTGCGGATGATGATGCAGCGGAGGATGCCGCTGATGATGCAGCAGAGGATGCCGCTGATGATGAAGAGGAGGAGGACGAAGATGGTGAATGATGTTCACTAGATGAAGTGGAAGAACAAATAGGCTTACAAGAAGCACATTCAACCTCACAACTATCAGGACAAAATTTAGGACAAACATGTTCTAAGTTGTAACACATTTTATACTCCTTTTTCTTACATGAGGCTCTTGCTGGATTTTTAGCAATTCCTGGTGGAGTACTCGCCGCCTCGACCACAAtagccaacaacaaaactaTGCACCCAAGATAAATCATCTTGGATGGAGCCATTTTTCGATGATCCAACTCTTAAAATAACTTGTGTATTATTATTGTAGAATGATTGATGAGAGGATTGGATGAGTGATATCAAGGAACAAAAAAACTTCTTATATAGATGTGTAGAACTGAATGTTGATTATAGTATTACTAAAATATTCCTAAGATATTGGGTCAAAAGTTCAACAATTTCCTTGAAACTAAGTCATATAATTTCACATGTATGATATGATGTATCTTCCATTTAACAGTACATTAAGCTTGGAGATGACAACAATTAATGGCGCATGATTATAACTTAGCTTGTATGCAGCTAAAGTGAAAATACTTATTAAAACAACGACCCCTTTGATTGTTAATCCTGCAATAACAATCCTACTTTTCCTAATTTACAAATTGGAATCACTTTCATCTCAAGGAAGAAAACAGGTTATCTCATTGTTTTGACATGTAAAGCCATGAATAACAATTCAACTAGAGTGATGCTTATCTATTAATGAACTAAGAACGAATAGCGAATGTATAGAGGTGTCCGGATTAAGAAAAGAAaggccttttttttttttttatgaatttcCATATATTGGTGACTTAATCAAAGACTCACTAAAAACTCCACATTTTTTCTCGAGGGTGTTCTTAAGAATTTGTGGGTattaaaaggtcttgcgcgcataaggtgtacaataaatttattgtacaccaagatagcttttatgcagtttttttgtaactttaacctttttttttataacttttatattataaaaaaaaagttgatagataaacattttaaagggttaattgattaattttatacattattattgattttgaagattcttttttttattattattaaaatgaaaacatttatcactatagataacttttacatatataaaggtaacttttaagcattttgagtcaacttttacttcggtgtacaatatttattgtacaccacttgtaaataagaatttgtggggtATTCTATTCGTAACGTTGAGGTCTTCGAACCACGATCTTCTTAAACTCGATCTTTATTAACTAATACCTTTGTTTCATAATGATTTAattacattttttattttagtccGCTTCATAATGTTTTTTATATTGTACTTTATACTATATTTGGATATGAAAATGTACTACCTTACTCACCTTATCCCGTAAATTTTACTTATTTCGACAAACattttcttactttttttttaatttcttccaCCACACaatttttttacactatttttcttactttatctactacatccgtttcattaaattctttacgctttgaaaaatgtgtcaaaaaattaaaactttgaccataaattcttACTATTATATCTATCAAAATTTATCATGGGATATCTTGTTATATTCGTCTCGAAATGTATTTTatgaatattaactttttataattttttgccaTACAAAATTTGATATATTACGGGTCAAAAATTACACCGGTCCAGTTGATAATTATATGATAATCAACTTCATTCATACATAATCACCAGTCCAGTTGACTAATTATTATTCTCACAAAGTAAGGTTTTACTACATGTCAACCTAAAGAAATGGCCCTTTTCTTCCTTCAGATGAAAGTGATTCCAAtttgtaaaattaaaaagtaCAACTATATAAGCAAGTTTAACAATTAAAGgtcctttatttattttattttctttgtgtgtttgtgctttAGATACATGTACGCATAATATGATCACAGAAAGTCTTGCACGTATAagatatacaataaatttattatatacGAGAATAACCTTTatctatttttttataatttttacccaGTTTTATGGAACTTTTcggttaacttttatattatgaaaaaataaaattgatggATAACAATTTAAAGGACTAAATGGTTatctttat
This genomic stretch from Spinacia oleracea cultivar Varoflay chromosome 3, BTI_SOV_V1, whole genome shotgun sequence harbors:
- the LOC110796524 gene encoding uncharacterized protein encodes the protein MAPSKMIYLGCIVLLLAIVVEAASTPPGIAKNPARASCKKKEYKMCYNLEHVCPKFCPDSCEVECASCKPICSSTSSSEHHSPSSSSSSSSSAASSAASSAASSAASSSAASSSAASSATSSASSSASAAAAATAAAAAAAASSASSGSSSSSAGGPGSSSHNSSTSHYYPPSSTPSPKPSTPPPSSPTPKPPTPSTPSPSTPTPPSSPPPSTPTPTTPATPSSPPNSNAGSRNRARCRNKNYGQCYNQEHVCPASCPTSCQVDCNTCKPVCNCDYPGAVCQDPRFIGGDGITFYFHGKKDKEFCLVTDPNLHINAHFIGKRNENMGRDFTWVESIGILFDNHRLFFGARKTSKWDDANDRLSLAFDGEPIFLDETIGSQWSSTSTPEVTITRTSETNNIVVEIQGKLKITTKVVPITDEDSKVHNYGITDEDRFAHLDLGFKFYSLTGKVDGVLGKTYRDDYVSRVNMRVSMPVMGGEREYATSSIFATDCLASRFAGAQEETLMETMELANMNCASGMNGRGVVCKR